In Phaseolus vulgaris cultivar G19833 chromosome 10, P. vulgaris v2.0, whole genome shotgun sequence, a single genomic region encodes these proteins:
- the LOC137814669 gene encoding uncharacterized protein: MNTGGRTQTFRISGAMPFSPNFVVKSVGGRNLEKYQLGGVIFGCKNSTMKECQSKLLFGLPANHFSFVKNIDPGLPIFLFNYSDRKLHGIFEASSKGKMYIDPYAWIDDNSELDRTQYPAQVKVRVRLQCQPLSEDKFAAVIAGNYYTHNHFWFELDHRQANKLSSLLASLAFASGCNLKTKTVFPSFPFGKPDSETQHFTSSCKRTYSTEVTSSLDGDIRSLDTQAVVKEVNENDLNLVYEKLKEIALGHCSQAFSMSDNVNDTPDENDACTVENDENENDTPDENDVCTVEKEYLGVPEDQEKEEDSSTPVEHKYSIDKLIREVEELMTFKQIQIQSNCYLEEKLRGAELKIQHLMDRCKILESASNLIQTQVEKTVIESHDERHVDPKETLFVKVLFDGESCLSSIDLYWSFQLVNKSLYPMNSTSTNCELHMFLVVKMIMLYGSYNPTFNKWTLCPSLNPNKGSLTVVSLTKQIRSVADGVYGINSFVVIEVLDLEIGRWVSASSKLHKIFAIAGVGVNTLLLCNSEIEYLK; this comes from the exons ATGAACACAGGAGGAAGAACACAAACTTTTAGAATCAGTGGGGCTATGCCTTTTTCTCCCAATTTTGTGGTCAAATCTGTAGGAGGCAGAAATTTGGAGAAGTATCAGCTTGGTGGGGTCATATTCGGTTGCAAGAACAGCACAATGAAAGAATGCCAATCAAAACTACTCTTTG GCTTACCAGCTAACCACTTTTCCTTTGTGAAGAACATTGATCCTGGCCTGCCTATTTTTCTATTCAACTATAGTGACAGGAAGCTCCATGGAATTTTTGAGGCATCTAGCAAGGGCAAAATGTACATTGACCCTTACGCATGGATTGATGATAATTCAGAATTGGATAGAACACAATATCCTGCACAG GTGAAAGTTCGCGTCCGGCTTCAGTGCCAGCCACTGTCTGAAGATAAATTTGCAGCAGTAATTGCAGGCAACTACTACACTCATAACCATTTCTGGTTTGAATTAGACCATAGACAAGCAAACAAACTTTCCTCATTACTAGCTTCTTTAGCATTTGCCTCTGGTTGTAATTTGAAGACGAAAACTGTGTTTCCATCTTTTCCATTTGGAAAACCTGATTCAGAGACACAACATTTTACAAGCTCATGTAAGAGAACATATTCCACTGAAGTTACTTCCTCTTTAGATGGAGACATCAGGTCATTGGATACTCAAGCAGTAGTGAAGGAGGTGAATGAGAATGACCTGAACCTTGTATATGAGAAACTAAAGGAAATTGCTCTTGGTCATTGTAGTCAAGCCTTCTCTATGTCAGACAATGTGAATGACACTCCTGATGAGAATGATGCATGCACAGTGGAAAATGATGAGAATGAGAATGACACTCCTGATGAGAATGATGTGTGCACTGTGGAAAAAGAATATCTTGGGGTGCCAGAAGATcaagagaaggaagaagattCAAGTACTCCAGTTGAGCATAAATACTCCATTGACAAG TTGATACGAGAAGTTGAAGAACTCATGACTTTCAAGCAAATACAAATACAGAGCAACTGTTACCTCGAAGAAAAGCTG AGGGGGGCAGAATTGAAAATTCAGCATCTAATGGATCGTTGTAAAATCTTAGAATCAGCATCTAATCTTATTCAGACACAAGTTGAGAAGACAGTTATTGAATCACATGATGAGCGACATGTAGACCCTAAAGAGACATTATTTGTAAAAGTGCTTTTTGATGGAGAATCATGCTTATCAAGTATTGATTTGTATTGGTCTTTTCAGCTTGTGAACAAGTCTCTCTATCCTATGAACTCAACTTCAACAAACTGTGAGCTTCATATGTTTTTGGTGGTGAAAATGATCATGCTTT ATGGATCATATAATCCAACTTTCAACAAGTGGACATTGTGTCCCTCTTTAAATCCGAATAAGGGAAGCTTAACAGTAGTTTCTCTAACTAAACAAATACGTTCTGTTGCTGATGGTGTTTATGGCATTAACAGCTTTGTAGTTATTGAAGTGCTTGATTTAGAAATTGGAAGGTGGGTCTCTGCTAGTTCAAAGCTACACAAG ATATTTGCTATTGCTGGTGTGGGAGTCAACACTCTTCTTCTTTGTAATAGTGAAATTGAGTATCTCAAGTAA
- the LOC137814657 gene encoding uncharacterized protein: MAMDWFISLPEGHVTSFAQLSQLFREQYLANRTPASVSYDLFDVKQFQGETLKEYISRFGAQVVKVGTSEEPMIVYAFRKGVRPGSFSKTLNCSRPKTFAEIRRRAVEHIASEDEAYEKCTKPPARPKA, translated from the coding sequence atggctatggattggttcatcagcctcccagagggccacGTCACGTCCTTCGCCCAACTCTCACAACTATTCAGGGAGCAGTATCTAGCCAACAGAACTCCCGCCTCAGTCTCATATGATCTTTTCGACGTCAAGCAGTTCCAAGGCGAAACCCTGAAGGAGTACATAAGCCGttttggggcacaagtggtgaAAGTAGGCACCTCGGAAgaacccatgatcgtgtacgcattcaggaagGGGGTACGGCCCGGATCTTTTAGTAAAACACTCAACTGCAGTCGCCCAAAAACTTTCGCTGAAATAAGGCGACGAGCGGTAGAGCACATTGCCTCTGAAGATGAGGCGTACGAGAAGTGCACCAAGCCGCCCGCGCGGCCCAAGGCATAG